One Brevibacillus choshinensis genomic window carries:
- a CDS encoding LacI family DNA-binding transcriptional regulator, whose amino-acid sequence MTVTIKDIAQLANVSIATVSRVLNNSKPVRPELREKVMRVVEETGFQPNAIARSLVSKETRIIGVMIPDISNNFYSNLLYGVDSVISEFDYSMFLAISDEAVEKELKYLRLFKEKQIDGVILASVHFLEGNIQFLQEMQVPMVVTGHDLHGYQIPTVNVNNVQASYDATAYLISQGHRRIACVCGPLWDPPCGLDRMGGYRKAMRAHGLPIPEGFVAEGEFTAKSGYEAVKRIFEEQERPTAIFVATDLMAVGVLNYLHDEGIRVPEDVSVMGFDNLEIASLTRPMLSTVHNDPYMYGRAAGEQLLKQLRNEPIERMSTVPHDLVIRQSVKSIG is encoded by the coding sequence ATCACAGTCACTATTAAAGACATTGCACAGCTTGCAAACGTATCGATTGCCACCGTCTCCCGAGTATTGAACAATTCCAAGCCAGTTCGCCCCGAATTGCGGGAAAAAGTCATGCGAGTGGTGGAGGAAACCGGTTTTCAGCCAAATGCGATCGCAAGGAGCTTGGTCAGCAAGGAAACCCGCATTATAGGGGTCATGATTCCCGATATATCCAATAACTTTTATTCCAATCTTCTCTACGGCGTAGACAGTGTCATCAGTGAATTCGATTACAGCATGTTTCTCGCGATATCCGATGAGGCTGTTGAAAAGGAACTGAAGTATTTGCGGCTGTTCAAAGAAAAGCAGATTGATGGAGTCATTTTGGCGAGCGTTCATTTTCTGGAGGGAAACATTCAGTTTCTGCAGGAAATGCAGGTCCCCATGGTAGTAACCGGACACGACCTGCATGGCTATCAAATCCCCACGGTCAACGTCAATAACGTGCAGGCATCCTATGACGCCACCGCCTATTTGATATCCCAGGGACATCGCCGGATCGCCTGTGTCTGCGGCCCCCTATGGGATCCGCCATGCGGCCTGGATCGGATGGGCGGGTATCGAAAAGCGATGCGGGCACACGGGCTGCCCATTCCGGAAGGCTTTGTGGCAGAAGGAGAATTCACCGCCAAGAGCGGTTACGAAGCGGTAAAGCGGATTTTTGAAGAACAGGAGCGGCCGACTGCCATTTTTGTTGCCACCGATCTGATGGCCGTCGGGGTATTGAATTACTTGCACGATGAAGGCATTCGAGTACCGGAAGATGTTTCCGTCATGGGCTTTGACAATCTGGAAATTGCCTCCCTCACCAGGCCCATGCTCAGTACTGTGCACAATGACCCGTACATGTACGGAAGGGCGGCGGGAGAGCAGCTCCTCAAGCAGCTGCGAAACGAGCCGATCGAAAGAATGAGCACCGTCCCGCACGATCTCGTCATACGCCAATCCGTAAAGTCCATTGGGTAA